In Erigeron canadensis isolate Cc75 chromosome 7, C_canadensis_v1, whole genome shotgun sequence, one DNA window encodes the following:
- the LOC122608228 gene encoding SNW/SKI-interacting protein A-like, which translates to MAALKEILPPAKSSATTFYDHSSDPWFKQRYSAPKEEEAAAAAVVKSSKIPLYNTAERFKYRPSKAEHYGDGGAFPEIHYAQYPLDMGRKKDTSGQKTLPVTVDSHGNLTFDAIVKQNENAKKIVYSQRRDLVPKVLKDEEEEEEEDDEKQKEIEDTTQQTKAALEKIVNVRLSAAQPKNVQTQSQDSKFIKYKPSQQSAAFNSGAKERIIRMVDMPVDPLEPPKFKHKRVPKANGSPPVPVMHSPPRPVTVKDQQDWKIPPCISNWKNPKGYTIPLDKRLAADGRGLQEVQINDNFAKLSEALYLAEQKAREAVAMRSKVQKEMMMKEKEKKELELRALAQKARFERTGAPAPIGNGSFVPSDKDVMDIDEPVEREQEPRRVKDRDQPRESKEEREERSKREKIREERRRERERERRLEAKDAAMGKKSKLTRDRDRDISEKVALGVASTGAQGGEVQYDQRLFNQDKGMDSGFGTDDQYNVYTKGLFTAQPTLSTLYRPKKDADDEMYGGADEQLEKIRKTDRFKPDKGFSGAGETSGSRSGPVEFEKDVAEEADPFGLDQFITEVKGGKKPQVGSGGTMRASGGSSTREGYEGSGRSRIGFQKGR; encoded by the coding sequence CCGAAAGAGGAGGAAGCAGCTGCTGCTGCGGTTGTGAAAAGTAGCAAGATTCCGTTGTATAACACGGCAGAACGGTTTAAATACCGGCCGTCGAAAGCAGAACATTATGGTGATGGTGGGGCGTTTCCTGAGATTCATTATGCGCAGTATCCTCTTGATATGGGTAGGAAGAAGGACACGTCTGGGCAGAAGACGTTGCCTGTTACTGTTGATAGTCATGGGAATTTAACTTTTGATGCTATTGTGAAACAAAATGAGAATGCTAAGAAGATTGTTTATTCGCAGCGTAGGGATTTAGTTCCCAAGGTTTTGAAAGacgaggaagaagaagaagaagaggacgaTGAGAAGCAGAAGGAGATTGAGGATACCACCCAGCAGACGAAAGCGGCTCTTGAGAAGATTGTGAATGTCAGGTTGAGTGCTGCGCAGCCCAAGAATGTGCAGACCCAGTCTCAGGATTCAAAGTTTATCAAGTATAAGCCTTCACAGCAGTCGGCTGCGTTTAATTCAGGTGCAAAGGAGAGGATTATTAGGATGGTGGACATGCCTGTTGACCCATTAGAGCCACCAAAGTTTAAGCATAAGCGTGTTCCTAAAGCTAATGGTTCACCTCCCGTGCCGGTTATGCACTCGCCTCCACGACCCGTGACTGTCAAAGACCAACAAGATTGGAAGATCCCTCCGTGCATTTCTAACTGGAAGAATCCAAAAGGGTACACGATTCCACTTGATAAACGTCTTGCAGCCGATGGGAGAGGACTTCAGGAAGTGCAgattaatgataattttgcaAAGCTTTCTGAAGCCTTGTATTTAGCAGAGCAAAAAGCCCGAGAAGCTGTTGCTATGAGGTCCAAAGTTCAAaaggaaatgatgatgaaagaaaaggaaaagaaagagcTAGAATTGAGGGCCTTGGCTCAAAAGGCAAGATTTGAAAGAACGGGTGCCCCGGCGCCTATTGGTAATGGTTCCTTCGTACCATCTGACAAGGATGTGATGGATATCGATGAGCCTGTTGAACGTGAACAGGAACCCAGGCGTGTGAAGGATAGGGACCAACCTAGAGAATCTAAAGAGGAGAGAGAGGAGCGGAGTAAGAGAGAGAAGATACGTGAAGAGAGAcgtagagagagagaaagagagagaaggTTGGAGGCTAAAGATGCAGCCATGGGGAAGAAGAGTAAGCTCACAAGAGACCGTGACCGTGATATTAGTGAAAAGGTTGCACTCGGGGTGGCATCTACTGGTGCTCAAGGAGGTGAAGTGCAGTATGATCAACGTTTATTCAATCAAGATAAGGGAATGGACTCAGGCTTTGGAACTGATGATCAATACAACGTATATACTAAAGGGTTGTTCACTGCACAACCGACTTTATCTACTTTATATAGGCCAAAGAAAGATGCCGATGATGAGATGTATGGTGGGGCTGATGAGCAGCTCGAGAAGATCAGAAAAACTGACCGGTTCAAACCTGACAAGGGGTTCAGCGGTGCTGGTGAGACAAGTGGATCGAGAAGTGGACCGGTTGAGTTTGAGAAGGACGTGGCTGAAGAAGCTGATCCGTTTGGTTTGGACCAGTTTATTACAGAGGTCAAGGGAGGGAAGAAACCACAAGTTGGAAGTGGAGGCACTATGAGAGCAAGTGGCGGGTCGTCTACACGAGAAGGGTATGAAGGGTCTGGCAGGAGCCGTATTGGGTTCCAAAAGGGACGCTAA